The genomic DNA CCGCCACAGCGTTTCAACGGCACAATCCTCGTGCAAAAAGCACTCTCAGCCATAAAGCGCACAGGCGAGCACATAGGCTTTTCAATGACCGCCGACATACTCAAGGGAACGCTCAGCGACGAAATCGTCCAGAAGGGTTACGACAAACTCAAAACGTTCGGTGCCGGCAGCAAAACAACGCTCAAGCATTGGCACGACTACCTTTTGCAAATGCTGCAACTCGGTTACATCGAAATTGCCTACAACGAGAACAACCACCTTAAAATTACCGAGAGCGGGAACGAAGTCCTCTTTGGGAAGAAAACGGCAGAACTTGCCGTCGCCCCAAAAACAGAAGCAAAAGAAGACGCGAAGCCGAGAAGTGGGCGCGCAACATTCAATCGCGGCGGCAATTCACGCACTACATTTACGCACACAGCCGACGACGCGGAAGACAATTCCCTTTTTGAAGCTCTGCGAAAAGTCCGCAGGCAAATCGCCAACGAAAACAACTGGCCGGCCTACGTCGTGCTCTCCGACCGCACGCTAAGAGATCTCGCCTACAAGGCGCCCACATCCATCAACGAACTGCAAGACGTATTTGGCTTTGGTGAAATGAAAATTCGAAAGTTCGGGCAACAATTCGTAGACGCCATCCGCGATTACATGAAGCAATAAAAAATCCCGCAGCACACGCCGCGAGATTTTCATTCATAAAATTTAACTGGGTCCTTCCGCCTTCGGCGTCAGGATGACGCTTCCAGTAACTATCTATTATTCAGATAATTCAGCACCTTGTTCGTAAGGTCGTTTTCCTTCTTCCAGAAGAGAACGGCACCGGTAGCACGGTCAATGACCATGTCATAGCCTTCCTGCAAAGCAATTTCGTTTACTGCCTTGCGGATAAGCTGGATAATCGGGGCACTCACCTTTTCGTTTTCAGTGATGAGCTCACCGTTACGGCCATAGACGCGGTCGATGAACGATTTGAGTTCCGTATCCTTCTTGTTGTACTCGGCTTCAAGTTCGCGCTTCTTTTCGTCCGAGAGCATCAGGACTTGCTTATCGAGCTTTTCCTTGATAGCGGCAAGTTCCTTCTGCAAGAGGTTCGCCTGCTGTTCCCACTTAGCCACCTGGCGGTCGTATTCTTCCTGAGCCTTCTTGGTGCCCTTGAATCCGTCAAAGATAATCTTTGAATCCACATGAGCAATGCGAAGACCATCTTCGGCAAAGCTAGCGCATGCAAAGACTACCGAAAGTAAAACGATCAACTTGCGAATCATAGAGCTCCTCCACTCAGGCTAGAATGCCTGACCAATGACAAAGTTGAATTCCATATCGCCGACACTGGTGTACGATCTACCATAGTAGTCTTCACCCGGATCAAGCGGCCATGCAAAGTCGAAACCGATAATACCAAGCATCGGGACAACCACGCGGAAACCAAAGCCGATATCCTTCTTGAGCGTTGTCGGATCCCATTCGGTAAGCGGGTTCTTCGACGGCTTTTCAATACGTGCATCCAGATCAATGCGCGGACCAAACACGTTACCAGCGTCAAAGAAGAACGGCAAGAGGTAGAATGTCTGCGGCACGAGGGCAAGCTGGAGTTCGGCACCAACATACTGGTAGCTACGACCCAAGCGGCTGTAACCGATAGAGCCAGAGCCGTAACCACGGAGCATACCATCATAGCCAAGCACACCACCCATTCTATACAGAGTGCGGTGCTGCAACTTGTCACCGAAAATCACGCCGTATTCGTTTGTAAGGGCAATCGAGAGACGGTCGCGGAAGAGCGGGAACCACCACTTGATGGAGAGGTCAGCCTTCACGAATTCAAAGTCACTACCGAAGGCGGCGTTTGCCCACTGCACGTCGAGCACATAGCGGGAACCTTCCGTCGGGAACTGCGGCAAGTTCTTGTCGTCACGCTGGATGCGGAAGTTGAATGCCGATTCAATACCCGTGTAAACCACATAGCTATTGTCGATGTTCGGGCCCTGATCGTTCATGAGCCAGCTATAACCGATCTGACCGTAGAAGTAGTCGTCCGGCCACTTGAGGCGCTTACCGGCAAAGATGCTACCACCATAACGGGTAATGTCATGTTCGTAGGAATCTTCCATGTTCCACCAGGAGTAGCTGAGGCTTGCGCCAACAGTAATCGGCTTGTCAAGGAACCACGGTTCCGTAAAGCTGATCGTTGCACTCTTCTTGTCAGCACCGTATTCGAGGTTCAAGGCAGCCTGCTGGCCATCGCCCATACAGCAGTTCGGGATGGAGATGCTTGCCGTACCGACAAAGCCATCGCTTTCGCTGTAAGAAACGCCCAAGCTGAACTGACCCGTACCCGCCTGCTTTTCTTGCACGGCAAAGTCGAGGTCCACTTCCTGTTCGCCCACGACCTTGATATCGGGCACGACCATGTCGAAGTAGTTGAGCTGCATAATGTCGCGGAAGCTACGTTCCAAAGCGGACTGGCGGTAAGTATCGCCCGGGTACAGACGCACTTCGCGGCGGATCACCTTTTCGTTCGTCTTGGTATTGCCCCGCACATGCACCTTGTGGATCTGAGCCGGCAAGCCTTCGTTCATCTTAAACGTGAGGTTCACGGTAGAATCGTTTTCGAACGTTCTTTCTTCATCGAACTGGGCAAAGAGGTAACCGTCTTCGCGGTAAGAATCAAG from Fibrobacter sp. UWB13 includes the following:
- a CDS encoding OmpH family outer membrane protein, producing MIRKLIVLLSVVFACASFAEDGLRIAHVDSKIIFDGFKGTKKAQEEYDRQVAKWEQQANLLQKELAAIKEKLDKQVLMLSDEKKRELEAEYNKKDTELKSFIDRVYGRNGELITENEKVSAPIIQLIRKAVNEIALQEGYDMVIDRATGAVLFWKKENDLTNKVLNYLNNR
- a CDS encoding outer membrane protein assembly factor, with the translated sequence MSQISDKYMVENKINKIRVEGTHHMDERSVLGRIGIRTGQSYSPTSLSEKVQNSVSSLYASGLFDDVTAWVDYVGDDDSYVDLVFKVKELPALDTAILDGCDEVSEDDLRLKIHMITGQVYSKAQLERTRQAMLDHYRSEGFLLAEVGYREEPVDEYQNKVTFVIREGSKVRIRGFDVKGNDHVPVEEITDHMLSKENQWWGGGEFKENVFEADRDTVLNVFRHFGFLDAELNDYHAEYLPDSTCLFYLGRMVPVGEKLAPLYTQLNEAMSDSTNPLYKIAGKPTMEVTHYYRNMRKAGDKYPLARRKPQVKDEEGAWKLLNDIIRYESARKEWIDLVADRKWNNPKIDSLLKIKKRSAYESKLLVRYMIEDMIPALYKYDNIKTSSDIIVHIDVTEGRRYYMGGLHFTGNEVQSDVMLGYVFRLDSGAVFDQYVYEASRKALLDSYREDGYLFAQFDEERTFENDSTVNLTFKMNEGLPAQIHKVHVRGNTKTNEKVIRREVRLYPGDTYRQSALERSFRDIMQLNYFDMVVPDIKVVGEQEVDLDFAVQEKQAGTGQFSLGVSYSESDGFVGTASISIPNCCMGDGQQAALNLEYGADKKSATISFTEPWFLDKPITVGASLSYSWWNMEDSYEHDITRYGGSIFAGKRLKWPDDYFYGQIGYSWLMNDQGPNIDNSYVVYTGIESAFNFRIQRDDKNLPQFPTEGSRYVLDVQWANAAFGSDFEFVKADLSIKWWFPLFRDRLSIALTNEYGVIFGDKLQHRTLYRMGGVLGYDGMLRGYGSGSIGYSRLGRSYQYVGAELQLALVPQTFYLLPFFFDAGNVFGPRIDLDARIEKPSKNPLTEWDPTTLKKDIGFGFRVVVPMLGIIGFDFAWPLDPGEDYYGRSYTSVGDMEFNFVIGQAF